A section of the Humulus lupulus chromosome 2, drHumLupu1.1, whole genome shotgun sequence genome encodes:
- the LOC133815240 gene encoding uncharacterized protein LOC133815240 produces the protein MGERKLLWDKLASIGQLKSPWIIFGDFNAMFSYQDRIGGRQVLAKDIADAQDWLALGQVEELKCEGAPYSWTNKQEAGDRIFSKLDRVFINDLWLDVFPKSEAHFKWDCISDHSFCVIRNQEVNGVGFIPFRFGNHWMQYRGYREVVLHCWNAPVVSGGGLSKIIQKLYRVKHTLKRFNREEVGDIVLSYKKAKEEYSRVQEALASNPSDMSLLHSVTQAQLNVSVLQRCYASFLKQQSKLNWIKFSDDNSRFFHAFMRKRRVDNRISSFTIGGKTEEDYSKVVEHFLSHFKKFMGKGNLASVAIDHSCFLQGNRLSLDLQVRLLRPFTKNEKKALFSIHSYKSPGLDGFGSGFFKGLWSDIGAEITSAVL, from the coding sequence ATGGGGGAGAGGAAGCTTCTTTGGGATAAATTAGCTAGTATTGGTCAATTAAAGTCTCCTTGGATAATTTTTGGAGATTTCAATGCCATGTTTAGCTACCAAGATAGGATTGGTGGGAGACAAGTCCTTGCTAAGGACATAGCTGATGCTCAAGATTGGTTGGCTTTAGGCCAAGTTGAGGAACTTAAGTGTGAGGGTGCTCCCTATTCTTGGACGAACAAACAGGAGGCAGGAGATCGTATTTTTTCTAAGTTAGATAGAGTGTTTATCAATGATCTGTGGCTGGATGTTTTTCCGAAATCTGAAGCTCACTTCAAATGGGACTGCATTTCTGATCACAGTTTCTGTGTGATTCGTAATCAAGAAGTTAATGGTGTGGGATTTATCCCTTTTCGTTTTGGTAACCACTGGATGCAGTATAGAGGCTATAGAGAAGTTGTTCTTCACTGTTGGAATGCACCAGTTGTTTCTGGTGGAGGTCTCAGCAAGATAATTCAGAAATTATATCGGGTGAAGCATACTTTGAAAAGGTTTAACAGAGAGGAGGTTGGTGATATTGTTTTGAGTTATAAGAAGGCCAAGGAGGAGTATAGTAGAGTTCAGGAGGCTCTGGCTTCTAATCCTTCAGACATGTCTCTGCTTCATTCAGTTACTCAAGCCCAACTCAATGTTTCAGTTTTGCAGCGCTGTTATGCCAGTTTTCTCAAACAGCAGAGTAAACTTAATTGGATTAAGTTTAGTGATGATAATTCGAGATTTTTTCATGCATTTATGCGAAAAAGAAGAGTTGATAATAGGATTTCTTCCTTCACAATAGGAGGCAAAACAGAAGAGGATTATTCTAAAGTTGTAGAGCATTTCCTGTCTCACTTCAAGAAGTTTATGGGGAAAGGAAATTTGGCTTCAGTGGCGATTGATCATAGTTGTTTCTTGCAGGGAAACAGATTGTCTCTGGATCTCCAAGTCAGACTTCTGAGACCTTTTACCAAGAATGAGAAGAAGGCTCTATTTAGCATTCACTCCTATAAAAGTCCTGGTTTGGATGGTTTTGGCTCGGGATTTTTTAAGGGGTTATGGTCAGATATTGGTGCTGAGATTACTTCTGCAGTGTTGTAA